The DNA sequence GATTTAGATTTTCCACGAAATCCCGCTTGGTCCAGAATGTGGGAGTCATTTGGAGAAGATGCCTATTTATCTTCCAAAATGGCTGTGGCTTTGGTAAATGGTTTTGAAAGAAACAATGTAGGCTCTAAATATAGTGTCGCATCTTGTATGAAACACTACATTGGTTACGGAAGTACCACAACCGGAAAAGACCGTACACCCAGTATTATTCCCGAACGCATTTTAAGACAATACGACCTAACAATCTATGAGGCTGCTATAAAAGCCGGAGCAAAAAGTGTGATGGTAAGTTCCGGAGAAATCAACGGAACTCCGGTGCATTCAAGCAAACATTTAATCACAGATATTCTTAAAAACGAATTGGGTTTTGAAGGTGTTGTAGTGACAGATTGGAAAGATATTATCTATCTCAATACAAGACATAAAGTAGTAGAAACAAAAAGAGACGCCGTTCGTATAGCTGTTATGGCCGGAATAGATATGAGCATGGTACCCGAAGAATTTACCTTTTATACGGATTTGGTTGATTTAGTTAAAAAAGGAGAGGTACCAATGTCTCGTATCGACGATGCGGTATCGAGAATTTTAAGAATGAAATTCGAATTGAATCTGTTTCAAAATACAGTAGCAAATCTAAAAGAGTATCCAAAATTTGGTTCTGCCGAACACATTGAGGAAGCCTATAAAACAGCAGCCGAATCGATTACTTTATTGAAAAACAACAATGCGGTTTTACCTTTAAATAAAAACGAAAAAATCCTTGTAACAGGAGCAACTGCCAACAGCATGAAAAACCTGAATGGAGGCTGGTCTTATAACTGGCAAGGAGAAAATGCAGATACCTACGCAGCCGAAAAATTAACCATCTTAGAAGCTTTTCAAGCCAAACTGGGGAAAGAAAATGTGTTGTACACCGCTGGTGCGGATATTGAAAAAGAAGACGATGCCGAAATTCAAAAAGCAGTAGAGTTGGCCAAAAGTGCTTCAAAAATTGTCTTGTGTCTTGGAGAGAAAAATTACACCGAAACTCCCGGAGACATCAGCAATATCTTTATGAGTAAGTCTCAGATAAAATTGGCTTTGGCATTAGCAAAAGTAAACAAACCGATTATTTTAGTTTTAAATGAAGGCCGACCACGATTAATCAGTGATTTTGAAGATAAAATGAGCGCCGTCGTGCAATGTTATTTACCCGGAAATGAAGGAGGAAGAGCGTTAGTCGATATTTTATACGGAGAAGTAAATCCAAGTGGAAGACTACCTTACAATTACCCAAAATACCCGAATTCATTAGAAAAATACAACAGAAAATACACCGAGAGCTTAGCCGACGAAGAGCAAAATAACGATGCTAAATATGAGAAAAGCTATTCTCCACAATTCGAATTCGGTAGCGGATTATCCTATACTACTTTTACCTATTCAAATTTAAAAATTGACAAAACAGAAATTAACAATACAGAGGAAGTAAATGTTTCTGTCGAGGTAACCAATACAGGTAAAAGAGCCGGAAAAGAAGCCGTTTTACTCTATCTGTCTGATAATTTTGCTTCGATAACGCCCGAAGTCAAAGCACTAAAAAGATTTGAGAAAATTAGTCTGGAACCAAACGAAACCAAAACAGTAAAGTTTACTTTAAATCAAAAAGACTTGCAATTTGTAAATGAGGATCTAAAATGGATTTCCGAGAAAGGAACTTTTACCATTCAAATCTCAAATCTAAAAAAGGATTTTCTACTTAAATAACCAAAAAGGACCTAAACCTGCAAAGTTTCCCAAACCTTGTAGGTTTAAATCTAAATATCAAGCAAGCAAAGACAGTTATAATATGAAAAAAATAATTTTACTATTGCAATTATTGCTTTCCGCCACTTCATTCGCACAAGGATTTTTACACCGGGACGGACAGAAAATTGTTGACGGCAGCGGAAAAAATATACTATTACGAGGACTAGGAACCGGAGGTTGGATGGTGCAGGAAGGATATATGTTACAAACGCAGCCCTTTGCCAGTCCGCAATATGTTATTAAACAGAAAATTCAGGATGTCATTGGCGAAGAGGGAACAAAGGAGTTTTATGCCGCCTACAAAGCAAACGGAATTACAAAAAGAGACGTTGATTCGTTAGCAGCCTGGGGATTTAATTCTATTCGTTTGCCCATGCATTATAATTTATACACACCACCAATTGAAGCTGAGAAAAATGGTGAAATTACCTGGATTGAAGAAGGTTTTACCATGACCGACAACTTACTGAAATGGTGTGCCGAAAACAAAATGTACCTTATTTTAGACTTGCATGCCGCTCCAGGTGGACAAGGAAATGATGCCGCCATTTCGGACTATGACACTACCAAACCATCTTTATGGCAAAGCGAAGCAAATCAGAAAAAAATGATTGCTTTATGGAAAAAGTTAGCCGCCCGCTACAGAGATAATGTATGGATCGGGGCTTATGATATTGTCAATGAACCCAACTGGAATTTCACAGGAACCAATAAAAACGGTTGTGATGAAAACGGAAACGGACCATTGAGAGATTTGATGGTAGCCGTTACTAAAGCGATTCGTGAAGTAGATACAAACCATTTAATTTTCATTGAAGGAAATTGCTGGGGGAATAACTACAACGGAATTTTTCCTTTATGGGACGAAAACATGGCTCTGAGCTTTCATAAATATTGGAATTACAACACCACAGAATCGATTCAGAAAATGCTAAACTACCGAACACAATACAATGTTCCGATTTGGTTGGGTGAAAGTGGTGAAAATTCAAATGTATGGTTCAAAGATGTCCTTACATTGATGGAAGGAAATAATATTGGGTGGGCTTTTTGGCCAATGAAAAAAATCGAAAATATTGCTGGAGTAACTTCAGTAGCCAAGATTCCGGAATACGATGTTTTATTAAAATACTGGAAAGACGGAGGTGAAAAACCATCGGCCGATTTTGCGAAAAAAACGTTGATGAAAATAGCAGATAATTATAAAATGGAGAACTTAACGGTGAAGCCGGATGTAATTGATGCCATGTTCAGACAGGTGCAAACCAACGCTACAAAGCCTTACAAAAAAAACGCAATTCCGGGCAAGATTGCGGCAACACATTACGACTTAGGAACCACTGGGTTTGCATATTACGATAAAGATTTTGTAAATTACAGAATTGAAACAGGGAAATTTGACGAATGGAACAAAGGAAATACCATGCGAAATGATGGTGTTGACATTCTGCCTTGCAACGATTCAGGTTCAAATGGTTACCAAGTTTCGTTTATAGAAAACGACGAATGGTTGCAGTATACAGTCGAAGTTGCAAAACAAAACAGTTATAAGGTTTCGATTCGCTATTCATCTGAAAATGAAGAAGGAAAGCTTCATCTGGAAATGGATAACGGAAAGAAAACAGAAAGTATTTCACTTCCTTCAACGGGAGGAAACAACAACTGGAAAACAATTGTTTTGTCTGAAGTAGAATTGAATAAAGGAACTAATAAAATCAAAGTAGTTTTTGACAAAGGAAATTTCAATTTGAATTATTTAGAGTTTGCCGCCAGCAGAAAAAAGCGCTCAAAAAGTAATTAAAAACAGATGTGAAATTTATAATTAGCATTTTTTTTTAAACTATTTTTTTTTCTCAAAGCACTTACAAAGACAAGTTTTGAGAAATTAGATTTTTAATAGGGAAAAAATAAACACTATTGTTTCAACACAAATATTGTTTTTTGTCAGCGGTTTATTTTGTGGAGAGAATTTAAAAATTAAGAAACAGGCAGTGCTAATTGATTCCAAAAACTTAAAATACGCATCAGATCATTTACCGGTTTTAATAGAAGATAATTAAATTAATATGAACAGAATAACGACAATTAGTTTGTTGCTGGTTTCCTTTTTTGCGATAGCGCAACAACAGTCAATAGATCAGAAAGTAAATGATTTATTGAAAAAAATGACTCTGGAGGAAAAAATTGGTCAGCTTAATCAGTACACAGGGGATAACGCTGCAACAGGACCAATTACGATCAACGCAAACAAACAAGCCGAAATAAAAGCAGGAATTGTAGGTTCAATGCTAAATATTGTCGGAACAAAATATACCCGACAATATCAGGAATTGGCCATGCAGTCCCGTTTAAAAATTCCGTTGTTATTTGGTCAGGATGTTATTCACGGATACAAAACTACCTTTCCTATTCCGCTGGCGGAAGCAGCAAGTTGGGATTTGGCGGCTATAGAATTAGCGGCCAGAGTTGCGGCTACCGAGGCAGCTGCAAGCGGAATTCATTGGACATTTGCTCCTATGGTTGATATTGGGCGTGACCCACGCTGGGGAAGAGTTATGGAAGGAGCAGGAGAAGATACTTATTTGGGGTCTAAAATTGCTTATGCGAGAGTAAAAGGATTTCAGGGCAACAAATTGGGAGATCTAAATTCTGTTATGGCTTGTGTGAAACACTTTGCAGCTTATGGCGCCGCTACCGGCGGAAGAGATTACAACTCGGTAGATATGAGCGAAAGAATGTTGTTTGAAACCTATTTACCTCCTTTTAAAGCAGCATTAGATGCAGGAGCAGCAACGTTTATGAACTCCTTTAATGATTTAAACGGAATTCCGGCTACAGGAAATGTCCATTTACAGCGCGATATTTTAAAAGGAAAATGGAATTTTCAAGGATTTGTAGTTTCTGACTGGGGTTCTATCGGAGAAATGGTAGCCCACGGTTATTCAAAAGATCTTAAAGCCGCAGCGCTTTCTGCCATCACAGCAGGAAGTGATATGGATATGGAAAGTAATGCATACCGTTATCATTTAGCGGAGTTAGTAAAAGAAGGAAAGGTAGCTGTTGATTTGATTGATGATGCTGTAAAACGGATCCTACGCAAGAAATTCGAACTGGGATTATTTGAAGATCCGTACCGATATTCAGATGAAAAAAGAGCCGAAAAAGTATTAAATAATCCGGAGAATAGAAAAGCAGCCAGAGAAGTAGCGCAGAAAAGTATCGTTTTATTAAAAAATGATAACGAAACATTACCGCTTTCTAAAAACTTGAAAACAATTGCATTTATTGGCCCAATGGTCAAAGAATACAAAGCCAATATGGGTTTCTGGTCGGTTGAATTACCGGATGTAGATTACAATAAATGGGTAGTTTCTCAATGGGACGGATTGCAAAATAAAGTCGGCAAAAATACCAAATTGCTTTACGCCAAAGGTTGTGAAGTAGACGGAGAGAATAAAGACGGTTTTGCAGAAGCCATTGCCACTGCCCAACAGGCCGATGTCGTTATTCTGAGTATTGGTGAAAGACGTGACATGAGCGGAGAAGCCAAAAGTCGAAGCGATCTTCACTTACCGGGAGTTCAGGAAGATTTAGTAAAAGCAATTCAGGCTACGGGGAAACCGGTTGTTGTTTTGGTAAATGCGGGTAGGCCGCTTATTTTTAACTGGACAGCAGACAATGTTCCTGCTATTGTATATACCTGGTGGCTGGGAACAGAAGCCGGAAATGCTATTGCCGATGTTTTGTTTGGCGATTACAATCCTTCCGGAAAATTGCCAATGACTTTTCCAAGAGAAGTAGGGCAAATTCCAATTTATTACAATCACTTTAGCACCGGAAGACCGGCTCCGAATGAAAATTCGACAGGTTATGTTTCTTCCTATATCGATTTAAAAAATTCACCAAAGTTTCCTTTTGGATATGGATTGAGTTATACAAAATTCAATTATTCGGATTTGAAGTTTTCGTCTTTAAAAATGAAGAATAACGAAACAATTAAAGTTTCTTTTCAACTGTCAAATGTTGGAAAAGTTGCCGGAGAAGAAGTGGTTCAACTGTATATAAAAGACAAATTTGGATCTGTAGTAAGACCTGTTTTAGAACTAAGAGATTTTCAAAAAGTAAAATTAAATGCGGGAGAATCTAAAAATATAGAATTTACAATTGACAAAGAGAAGCTTTCTTTTTACAATGATAAATTAGAATGGAATGCTGAACCGGGAGATTTCGAGGTTATGATCGGAGCTTCATCAGCAGATATTAAATTAAAATCTGGCTTTGAATTAGTATATTAAAGTCAATTAAAATTGGGGTTATGGATTATTATCCACTTTTTTGAATTATTTCAAAACCGTGTTTATAAAATCCATAGCGCCAATTCCTTTATAGGATGCATATAAGGCTTTATCAAAAGCTTCGCGTTTTTCTTTTTTGTTTTTGGTTTCCGTTTCAACAATCATTTGGTTGAAAATTCGCTCTTGTTCTTCACTATATTTCAAAGAGGCCTCTAAAAGATAAGTTTTAGAGACAAAACCAAAAGAAGTCCAGATTTTAGTTTGGATCGTTTTATTTATGTTTTTTAACGGATTGGTAATCATAACTCTTGCGTTAATTTTTGATTTTTTATCTTCTTGTAAAAGCAACAAACACAAACACAATTTGTAGTTGTATTCTTTTTTATATCAAATAATAACAATTTATTTATCAAATGTGTTATTATGACGCAATGTACTTCTTTTTTTAATTCGATTTTAATTTTAAGTAAAAATTATGAGTCATTTAGTTTTTTCCGTTTTTCTAAGAAAATAGAGGTTATTAGGGGCTGATTTGTAAAAAAATATTTTCTTTTGTAAAAATGGTTTAAATTGCACGTTCGTTTGAAGAAGAGCGTATTGATTTAAGAAAACACATATTGAAAGAGATACTATTAAATAGCGAAAATTACCAGCCGGGTCTCTCGATCGACTGTGTTATTTTTGGGTTTCATGACAATCAGCTTAAAGTTTTATTGATTAAAACATCCTACGATAACAAATGGTCATTGCCGGGTGGATTTGTACCAATTAAGGAAGATATCGATACTGCTGCCGTTACCGTCTTGAATGATCGCACGGGAATGCAGGGGATTTTTTTAAGACAATTTGCCACTTTTGGCAGTATAAAACGAAAAGATCCTAATTTTGATAGTACAGTGCTGGATTATTTTGAAATTCCAAAAGACGCCGGTCAATGGTTTACACAAAGGTTCGTAACAATCGGATACTATGCTTTAGTCGATTTTCTAAAAGCCATTCCACAAAAAGAAGATAATCACGAAATTATAGAATGGATTGATCACAAAGAAGTTCCGGAACTGATTTTAGATCATAAAGAAATTCTCGATAAAGCCCTGCATACACTTCGGATAGAATTGAATTTGATGCCAATTGGCTATAATTTATTGCCCGAAAAATTTACGATTCCGGAGCTTCAGAAGTTGTATGAAACCATTTTGGATAAAAAGCTCGACAGAAGAAATTTTTTACGGAAAATAACCCATATCGGAATCCTTAAGAAACTCGACGAAAAGAAAAGTAATGTTGCGCACAAAGCCCCAAATTTGTATACTTTTGATAAAGACAAATACGAAGAAGTCCTTAAAAACGGATTGAATCAGGGTTGGTAAGAATAAAAGTTTAATTTTAAAATAAACGATTATGATAACTATTGAAGCATTTAGGACTTTAGCTTTGGCACTTCCCGAAGCAACAGAAGAGCCTCATTTTGAGAAAATCTCTTTCCGAATAAAGAAAAAAATATTTGCTACCATTGATGAGAAAAAGAACCTGGGTGTTTTTAAATTCAATGAAATAGACCAATCTGTTTTTTGTGCCTCAAGTGAAATGATTTTTTACCCCATTCCCAACAAATGGGGAAAGCAAGGTTGGACATTTGTAGATCTTGCCAAAGTTCCAACTGAAATGTTTGAGGATGCTTTGTCGATTTCCTATAATACTGTAGCACCTAAAAAAAGATAATTTACCCGTAGTATATTTAGTAAAAGACATTTAATAAGTATTTTTTTAGTAGCCGTTGGTTTTAACCAACGAATCTAAAAAGGCATCGATGCGGGCTTTAGCCAAAACCCTGAGCGCAAGATTTTGGCTAAAGCCTATTAATTGAAACATACGTGACCGTTGGTTAAAACCAACGGCTATTGAAATCTAGATTGATTATTTTCAATTGAAAAGACTAATTTTCAAGGTGATAAATCGTATTTGCAATAGTAAATCTGGCCAAAGTTCCAACCGAAATGCCTCAAGATGCGTTGTTAATTTTCTATGCTACTGTAGTACCTAAAAAAAGATAATTTACCCTTAGTATATTTAGTAAAAGACATTCAATAAGTATTTTTTTTAGTAGCCGTTGGTTTTAACCAACGGATCTAAAAGGGTATCGATGCGGGCTTTAGCCAAAATCTTGAGCGCAATATTTTGGCTAAAGCCTATTAATTGAAATATATGTGACCGTTGATTAAAACCAACGGCTATTGAAATCTAGATAAATTATTTTCAATTGAAATGCTAATTTTAACAGTGATAAACGGTAATTGAAATAATTTTTATGGGCTTATTTTCTAAATGTACTATAGATATAATTTACAAATCAATAGTCCTGAAAGTAAGATTCACTCTGGGTTTTGACGTTGTTTTTGTTGGCGGTAAACGATGCAACCAATTTGTTTGGGTCGTATCTTTCATCACTAATAAACTACCATGTTCGAGAATTAAAGAAACAACTTCTTTGGTTTCTTTATGTTTGAAAGCAAATTTGCGTTCAGCGCCAAAACTTACAGAAGCGATTGCTCCATTTTTTTTCAGATCTTTTTCGGCATCACTGTGCCAGGCCATTCCTTCGTCGCCGTTATGATATAAATTCAACAGGCAGGAATTAAAGGTTTCGCCGGTTTTTTCTTCAATTGCTGCTTTGAGTTCCAGTAATTCTTTGGTCCACGGTTTGGCTTTTTTGGTCGTGTTAGAGTAGGTGTATTCAAATTCCTGATCGCCATACCAGGCTACTTTTCGTTTGGTTAAAATCAATTTTCCGAAGATAATGGCCTGATCATTTTTCCATTCGATGGTTTCCAGGAGATTGTCACGATAGAAGTTGGCTTTTTCTCTTAAAAACAATTTGCCGTAATAATTTACAGTGCCATCTTTAGGTAATAAATTGGTGTTTTCGTCTGTTTCGGGATTAAATAAGTCCATTTTTCCATTTTTGATATTCGGTTTTCATGCAATGTCCACAAGGTCTGAAACCCTTTTGTATGGCTTCTTTTTCGGAAAGGAAGAAAACCCGATTTTCGCGTTTCATTCGTTTGCCGGAAGAACATTTCAGCGTTCCGTAAATTTTTAGTTTTTGGTTGCCGCCAAAGCAAATTTCGCCATTTTTAATTTTATTCCGCAGATCACGATCGGAAATTTTATGGTGTTGTATCATGATTGTGTGTTTTGGGTTAATTACGTCCGTAGAGACGCACTGCTGTGCGTCTCTACATGGCGTTTTCACGTATGCGTCTCTACGACCACAATTTTAAATTTATGACAATGCATCATGAAAAATAATCCCCAAGGTATGTCGCTCCCCTTCATGAATCTCGCTTACACCATGTTTCATATTTACCCGATAATATCCTTTTGTCCCCTTTATCGGACGGAAATTGGTTGTAAAAACAAGCATATCGCCTTTTCTGGGTTGAAGAACAATTGCTTTAGATTGTGCTCTTGGCGTTTGTTGTGTGAGAACAAATTCGCCTCCCTTAAAATCTTCGTTGGGTTCGTTTAGGAAAAGCACCGTCTGAATCGGAAAATAGACATCACCATATAAATCCTGATGTAAAGTATTGTGTCCGCCTTTTCCATATTTTAAGATTAGAACCGTAGCTTTTAGTTGTTCGTTTTGATGACATTGTTCTAAAAGTTCTTCATGTGTTTTAGGGAATATGGTATCGATATTCAGTGCTTTCATCCAGGCATTTGCAATCGGAGCCAGTTTTGGATAAACAGAAGTTCGAATCGTTTGAATTAATTCCGGAAGCGGATAATTGAAATATTTGTATTCGCCCAAACCAAACCGATAGCGCTCCATCACAACTGTTTTGCGATACAAAGCAGGGTTGGAATAAGCGGTTTTTAAAGTTTCGCATTGTTCGTCTTCAAGAAGCTTTGGAATTAGAGCAAAGCCTCTTTCATGCATAGATTCGGTGATGCTGTCCCAGTTAAGAGATGCAATTTTGGATTGTAAATTTTTCATGGTAATGGTTTTAAATGGTCCATCGTAGAGACGCATATGTAGTAGAGACGCACAGCAGTGCGTCTCTACGGTGCGTCTCTACGGTGTGTTTTGGTTAAGATCCGGATTGGTTTGCACACCTTCCCAGCCAATAATGGCCGTTTTTCGGGTATTTCCCCACATATAACCACCAAATGTTCCTGTAGATTGAATCACGCGGTGACAAGGAATTAAAAAGGCTACAGGATTATGACCAATTGCAGTTCCAACAGCTCGTGAAGCATTTGGTTTTTCGATTTGTTTTGCAATCGAACCATAAGTTGAAAGTTGCCCCATTGGAATTTTTAGCAGTGTTTCCCAAACTTTTAACTGGAAGTCGGTACCTTTTAAATGCAGTTTTATTTCGGATAGTTTGCTCCAATCATTTTGAAAAATAAACAAAGCATTTTGCTGTGCTAAATCTAGTTTTCGAGAGAAGGTGGCATTGGGGAATTTGTGTTTTAAATCTCCAAAACCCATTGCTTCATTTTCGGCGAAAGCCATAAAACAAACCCCTTTTGGAGTCGAAGCGACCATGATATTCCCAAACGGGCTTTCGGCAAAACTGTAGTTTATAAAGAGATTTTTTCCGCCGTTTTTGTATTCTGCCGGCGTCATTCCTTCGATGTTTACAAATAAATCGTGCAAACGACTGGTGCCTGAAAGACCTGTTTCATAAGCGGCATCAAACAAAGTAGTCTGATTGTCTTCTTTCAGGATTTTCTTGGCGTGTTCAAGACTTATATATTGTAAAAATTTCTTCGGACTTGTTCCTGCCCATTCGGTAAACAAACGCTGAAAATGAAACGGACTTAAA is a window from the Flavobacterium cupriresistens genome containing:
- a CDS encoding glycoside hydrolase family 3 N-terminal domain-containing protein; amino-acid sequence: MKNTKFLVIAFLFCGATWSQEVKKTRAEIDAKVSELLSKMTLEEKVGQMTQITVTVFEDAKRPGYFDAAKLKQGIQEYHIGSILNVPNPGAPTLQRWQETMTAITNEANKSRLKIPILYGIDAIHGASYTAGATLFPQQIGLAATFNTDLVQRGAEISAYETRASSIPWVFSPDLDFPRNPAWSRMWESFGEDAYLSSKMAVALVNGFERNNVGSKYSVASCMKHYIGYGSTTTGKDRTPSIIPERILRQYDLTIYEAAIKAGAKSVMVSSGEINGTPVHSSKHLITDILKNELGFEGVVVTDWKDIIYLNTRHKVVETKRDAVRIAVMAGIDMSMVPEEFTFYTDLVDLVKKGEVPMSRIDDAVSRILRMKFELNLFQNTVANLKEYPKFGSAEHIEEAYKTAAESITLLKNNNAVLPLNKNEKILVTGATANSMKNLNGGWSYNWQGENADTYAAEKLTILEAFQAKLGKENVLYTAGADIEKEDDAEIQKAVELAKSASKIVLCLGEKNYTETPGDISNIFMSKSQIKLALALAKVNKPIILVLNEGRPRLISDFEDKMSAVVQCYLPGNEGGRALVDILYGEVNPSGRLPYNYPKYPNSLEKYNRKYTESLADEEQNNDAKYEKSYSPQFEFGSGLSYTTFTYSNLKIDKTEINNTEEVNVSVEVTNTGKRAGKEAVLLYLSDNFASITPEVKALKRFEKISLEPNETKTVKFTLNQKDLQFVNEDLKWISEKGTFTIQISNLKKDFLLK
- a CDS encoding cellulase family glycosylhydrolase, with the protein product MKKIILLLQLLLSATSFAQGFLHRDGQKIVDGSGKNILLRGLGTGGWMVQEGYMLQTQPFASPQYVIKQKIQDVIGEEGTKEFYAAYKANGITKRDVDSLAAWGFNSIRLPMHYNLYTPPIEAEKNGEITWIEEGFTMTDNLLKWCAENKMYLILDLHAAPGGQGNDAAISDYDTTKPSLWQSEANQKKMIALWKKLAARYRDNVWIGAYDIVNEPNWNFTGTNKNGCDENGNGPLRDLMVAVTKAIREVDTNHLIFIEGNCWGNNYNGIFPLWDENMALSFHKYWNYNTTESIQKMLNYRTQYNVPIWLGESGENSNVWFKDVLTLMEGNNIGWAFWPMKKIENIAGVTSVAKIPEYDVLLKYWKDGGEKPSADFAKKTLMKIADNYKMENLTVKPDVIDAMFRQVQTNATKPYKKNAIPGKIAATHYDLGTTGFAYYDKDFVNYRIETGKFDEWNKGNTMRNDGVDILPCNDSGSNGYQVSFIENDEWLQYTVEVAKQNSYKVSIRYSSENEEGKLHLEMDNGKKTESISLPSTGGNNNWKTIVLSEVELNKGTNKIKVVFDKGNFNLNYLEFAASRKKRSKSN
- a CDS encoding glycoside hydrolase family 3 N-terminal domain-containing protein, coding for MNRITTISLLLVSFFAIAQQQSIDQKVNDLLKKMTLEEKIGQLNQYTGDNAATGPITINANKQAEIKAGIVGSMLNIVGTKYTRQYQELAMQSRLKIPLLFGQDVIHGYKTTFPIPLAEAASWDLAAIELAARVAATEAAASGIHWTFAPMVDIGRDPRWGRVMEGAGEDTYLGSKIAYARVKGFQGNKLGDLNSVMACVKHFAAYGAATGGRDYNSVDMSERMLFETYLPPFKAALDAGAATFMNSFNDLNGIPATGNVHLQRDILKGKWNFQGFVVSDWGSIGEMVAHGYSKDLKAAALSAITAGSDMDMESNAYRYHLAELVKEGKVAVDLIDDAVKRILRKKFELGLFEDPYRYSDEKRAEKVLNNPENRKAAREVAQKSIVLLKNDNETLPLSKNLKTIAFIGPMVKEYKANMGFWSVELPDVDYNKWVVSQWDGLQNKVGKNTKLLYAKGCEVDGENKDGFAEAIATAQQADVVILSIGERRDMSGEAKSRSDLHLPGVQEDLVKAIQATGKPVVVLVNAGRPLIFNWTADNVPAIVYTWWLGTEAGNAIADVLFGDYNPSGKLPMTFPREVGQIPIYYNHFSTGRPAPNENSTGYVSSYIDLKNSPKFPFGYGLSYTKFNYSDLKFSSLKMKNNETIKVSFQLSNVGKVAGEEVVQLYIKDKFGSVVRPVLELRDFQKVKLNAGESKNIEFTIDKEKLSFYNDKLEWNAEPGDFEVMIGASSADIKLKSGFELVY
- a CDS encoding NUDIX hydrolase, which encodes MLKEILLNSENYQPGLSIDCVIFGFHDNQLKVLLIKTSYDNKWSLPGGFVPIKEDIDTAAVTVLNDRTGMQGIFLRQFATFGSIKRKDPNFDSTVLDYFEIPKDAGQWFTQRFVTIGYYALVDFLKAIPQKEDNHEIIEWIDHKEVPELILDHKEILDKALHTLRIELNLMPIGYNLLPEKFTIPELQKLYETILDKKLDRRNFLRKITHIGILKKLDEKKSNVAHKAPNLYTFDKDKYEEVLKNGLNQGW
- a CDS encoding MmcQ/YjbR family DNA-binding protein, encoding MITIEAFRTLALALPEATEEPHFEKISFRIKKKIFATIDEKKNLGVFKFNEIDQSVFCASSEMIFYPIPNKWGKQGWTFVDLAKVPTEMFEDALSISYNTVAPKKR
- a CDS encoding alpha-ketoglutarate-dependent dioxygenase AlkB family protein, coding for MDLFNPETDENTNLLPKDGTVNYYGKLFLREKANFYRDNLLETIEWKNDQAIIFGKLILTKRKVAWYGDQEFEYTYSNTTKKAKPWTKELLELKAAIEEKTGETFNSCLLNLYHNGDEGMAWHSDAEKDLKKNGAIASVSFGAERKFAFKHKETKEVVSLILEHGSLLVMKDTTQTNWLHRLPPTKTTSKPRVNLTFRTIDL
- a CDS encoding Ada metal-binding domain-containing protein; translation: MIQHHKISDRDLRNKIKNGEICFGGNQKLKIYGTLKCSSGKRMKRENRVFFLSEKEAIQKGFRPCGHCMKTEYQKWKNGLI
- a CDS encoding 2OG-Fe(II) oxygenase, with protein sequence MKNLQSKIASLNWDSITESMHERGFALIPKLLEDEQCETLKTAYSNPALYRKTVVMERYRFGLGEYKYFNYPLPELIQTIRTSVYPKLAPIANAWMKALNIDTIFPKTHEELLEQCHQNEQLKATVLILKYGKGGHNTLHQDLYGDVYFPIQTVLFLNEPNEDFKGGEFVLTQQTPRAQSKAIVLQPRKGDMLVFTTNFRPIKGTKGYYRVNMKHGVSEIHEGERHTLGIIFHDALS
- a CDS encoding methylated-DNA--[protein]-cysteine S-methyltransferase — encoded protein: MNTQENINYNRIAEAIDYIKTNFREQPNLDVVAEKVHLSPFHFQRLFTEWAGTSPKKFLQYISLEHAKKILKEDNQTTLFDAAYETGLSGTSRLHDLFVNIEGMTPAEYKNGGKNLFINYSFAESPFGNIMVASTPKGVCFMAFAENEAMGFGDLKHKFPNATFSRKLDLAQQNALFIFQNDWSKLSEIKLHLKGTDFQLKVWETLLKIPMGQLSTYGSIAKQIEKPNASRAVGTAIGHNPVAFLIPCHRVIQSTGTFGGYMWGNTRKTAIIGWEGVQTNPDLNQNTP